The DNA sequence ATGGGCGGATGAGACTGGCTCAACTGCAGCCGCTGTTCTCGGACCAGAAACTGCCTAAGTACGTTCCCCAGGCAGACAGATAAACCTCTACATACACAAGCTATTTAATACATACGGGAGACAATTGTGTCGGATAATCCTCTGGATACCAAGTTTGAGAAGAAGAGTGAGTTTCTGATCGGCATCGACTCAGACGGGTGTGCCTTCGATTCCATGGAAATAAAACACAAAGAGTGTTTCATTCCTAACTTTATCAACTATTTTGGCCTGCAACCCATTTCCAAGTATGCTCGTGAAGCGGCTGAGTTCACGAACCTCTACTCCAAATGGCGTGGGGCCAACCGTTTCATTTCCTACACTCTGGCTCTTGACCTGCTGGAAGAGCGCCCGGAAGTCATTTCCCGGAACGTCACGATTCCGCGTCTCCAGGGTGTGAGAGACTGGATCGAACGGGAAACCAAACTCGGTAATCCCACTCTGGCTGCCGAAGTTGAGAAAACCAAAGATGCTGACCTGGAACTGGCTCTGAAATGGTCACTTGCAGTCAACGAGATGATCGCCGATATGGTGCACGATGTGCCCCCTTATCCAAATGTTCGCGAAAGCCTCATCAAACTGGATCCGGTCGCTGACATGATTGTCTGCTCTGCGACTCCCAACGAAGCACTCAATAAAGAGTGGGAAGAACACGACATCGCACAATACGTTGATGCGATTTGCGGCCAGGAGGCAGGCAGCAAAAAAGAAACACTGGGTCAGGCAAAGAACTTTGGATACGAAGAAAATAAAGTCCTGATGATCGGCGATGCTCCCGGCGACATGAAAGCCGCGGAAGCTGTAGGAGCACTTTTCTACCCGATCAACCCTGGCGCAGAAGAAGCCAGTTGGGAACGTTTCATCGGCGAAGCCTGCGACAAATTCCTGAACGGTGAATTTGCAGGAGAATATCAGGCGAAACTGATTGCTGAATTCGACAGTTACCTGCCGGAACTCCCTCCCTGGAAGAAGTAAACCAGAGACGATCCTGAGCTCAGGAATGACATAACAGTCACAGTATCATTTAATCACAGAACATCATAAGCGAAGAAGAAATTTCCATGTCAAAACACGATATCGGCCTGGTCGGCCTGGCAGTGATGGGACAAAACCTGGTCTTGAATATGGCCAATCACGGTTATTCCGTTGGTGTATTCAACCGTACCACGAGCACCACAGACGAATTCGTCAGCCAGAAAACAGATGAACAGCAGATTACGGGTTACCATACCCTGCAAGAGCTGGTCGATAACCTGGCTACTCCTCGTAAAGTCATGCTGATGGTTAAAGCCGGCCCTGCTGTTGATGCCATTATCGACGACCTGAAAGGCATGCTCAGCCCTGGCGATATCATCATTGACGGTGGAAACACACACTTTGATGATACCAATCGACGGACCAAAGAAGTCGAAGATGCAGGACTCCTGTTTATCGGCACCGGTGTTTCCGGTGGTGAAGAAGGGGCACTCAAAGGCCCCAGCATCATGCCCGGTGGTTCCCCCGACGGCTGGCCTCACGTCAAATCGATTCTGCAGGATATCTCTGCCAAGGTTGGTGAAAACAACGATATTCCCTGCTGTGAATGGGTAGGAGAAGCGGGTGCCGGCCATTACGTGAAAATGGTTCACAACGGTATCGAATACGGTGATATGCAGCTGATCTGCGAATCATACTACATTCTGAAGCATGCCCTGGGCCTCACAAATGAAGAGCTCTACAAAGTCTTTGATGAATGGAATCGTGGCGAACTTGAAAGTTACCTGATCGAAATCACCCGCGATATCTTCACCGTCCTGGATGGAGAAACCGGTGACTATCTGGTCGATAAGATCCTGGACACCGCCAAACAGAAGGGTACCGGTAAGTGGATGAGCCAGCACGCTCTGGATCTGGGTGTTCCCACCACACTGATTACCGAAGCTGTTTACGCCCGTTGCCTGTCAGCCCAGAAAGAAGCACGCGTCCGGGCTTCGAAAATCCTGAGCGGTCCCGAGAAAAAATTCGAAGGTGACCGGGATCAGTTCATCGAAGACGTTCGCCAGGCACTCTACGCATCTAAACTGTGTAGCTACGCTCAAGGCTACGTACAGTTGAACTCCGCCGCAGAACACTTCGGCTGGAAACTCAACAACGGCGACATCGCTCTGCTCTGGCGTGGTGGTTGTATCATTCGCTCAACCTTCCTGCAGGACATTAAAGCCGCGTTCGACAAAAATCCGGAACTGGAAAACCTCCTGCTGGACGACTTCTTCCGCAATGCTGTTGAAAAAGCCCAGCCCAGCTGGCGTCGTGTTGTGGCCACTGCTGTCGAACTTGGCCTGCCAGTTCCCAGCTTCACAGCAGCTCTGAGCTACTATGATGGCTATCGTCAGGCACGACTGCCTGCCAACCTGCTGCAGGCTCAACGTGACTACTTCGGTGCTCACACCTATCAGCGGATTGACGAAGAAGGCACGTTCCACACCGACTGGATTCGTGAGCGTCGCCTCGATTCGTAAGCCCCTCAGCGGGTCTCTTCGAATCACCTGGCTGGTTCCACTGTAGCCAGACTATCCATTTGCCCGTTAATAAAGCCATAATAACACTTTATTAACGGGCATTTTCATGATGAGTGGTGAGGGAGTAAGACAATGCGTATCGTGTTGCTGGGAACAGGCGGATACCACCCGAATGATCGTCGACATACCGCCTGTCTGATGCTGCCGGAGTCCGGGATCATCTTTGATGCAGGAACCAGTTTCTTTCGCGTTCCCCAGTACATGCAAACCCGCGACCTGCAGATCTTTCTGACACACGCGCACCTGGACCATATTGTCGGACTCTCATTCTTTCTGGTTCCCATGCTGACCGGACAGGTTGATTCTGTCAAAGTCTATGGCGAAGCTTCCAAGCTGGATGCCATTCAGACTCACTTGTTCAGCGAAGAAATTTTCCCGCTGCTTCCCGATTACGAATTCATCACCCTACCTGAACAGGTCTCGGTTCCGGAGCAGGGCACTCTCCGTCACATCGACCTGGAACATCCAGGAGGGTCCGTCGGCTATCGAATCGACTGGCCCGGTCATTCTCTGGCTTACGTTACAGACACATCCCATCCTGATCAGCATCTTGAATTTGTCAAAGGTGTCGACCTGCTCATCCATGAATGTTATTTTCCAGACGAGCAGGCTGAATGGGCTGATAAAACCGGACACAGCCACACAACCCCTGTTGCACAACTGGCACGAGATGCCGGCGTTGGAAAGCTGGTACTGACACATATTGATCCTCAGCAGACCGGCGATGATCCGGTAGGAATTGAAGTTGCCCAGAAGATCTTTCCGAATACAATACTCGGTGAAGATCTGATGGAAATTGATTTTTAAGCCACGTCTCACACATACATGTTTCAACAAGCCAACTAAGAAGCACCTGAATTCCATGAAGAAAGAAACATCCCCGCAATCATTTCTTTCTCAGGAACTCCTCGAAATCTTACGGGATCCAACAGACGGCTCTCCTCTGGTTCTGGATGAATCACAAGCGAACCTCAATTCGCCAACCACAGAAAAAACGTATCCGGTTATAAATGGGATTCCTCGCTTTGTAGAGCAGGAGCATCTCTCCAGCTTCGGTCTGCAGTGGAACAAATATGAAGTCGCTCATGATGATGAAGACCAGGCGACATTTACAGCCAAAACCGGAATGGAGCTCAGCGACTTAAACGGTCTTCGCATCCTGGATGCAGGTTGCGGCGGAGGCCGTTACAGCAAGGTCGCTGCCGAGGCAGGGGGGATTGTCTTTGGTGCAGACCACACAACTGCAGTCGAAAAAGCGAATAAACTCTGCAGCCACCTCGATCAGGTACACCTGGTTCAAGCTGACTTGAAGCACCTCCCCTTTGAACCGGAGTCATTTGATTTCGTTTTTTCAATCGGCGTGATGCACCATGATAAAGATACCCGGGCCGTATTCGACGCAGTAGCCCGGATGGTCAAGCCGGGAGGTAAGTACTCCGTCTGGCTCTATCGGAAAAATCAATGGTGGCAGGAAGGCATCAATTCCGGGCTGCGAAAAATCACTACGCGCATGTCCCCGGAAAAACTGGAGCCCTGGTGCCGCCTGGGAGCATGGCTGGGTGGGATTCCTGTGATCAATAAAACCTTGAACAAGGTCGTGAATTTCAGCAACCACCCCAACTGGGAAAACCGGGTCTGCGATACCTTTGACTGGTTCGCGCCTGCTTACCAGTACCATCACACTGTAGACGAATTACAAGGCTGGTTTAAAGAAGCTGGTTTTGAACAGCTCAAAATACTCCCTCCGGAAAAAACAGGGAGTTTCTACCGCTGGTGCTATGATCACAATTTACTGATCGGCAGTGGCGTGAATGTCCAGGGAACAAAATCAGGAGAAAATCAGGCAGACAACAAGCCGTCTTGATTTTTCCGATCAGTACAGAATACGTGCCTTCCCTGACTGGAGTATTCAATACAGCATTCAAACTCGATTCGCTTCAATTGTGACAGTCTGAAACTATCAGATTTGATCTCCCGTGCTCCCTGCAGAAAGGGTAGATCAGCCTTGACAATCCGTTTCAAAAAAGTGATAGAGGAGTGAGCCTTTAGTTGCTATATACATCATTTTATCCTGTTGCTCAGCTCAATGTATGCCGTTCTTTGAAGTTGCAGATACAGAGTCAGGCCCAGCAGGTAAAATCCAGATAATTCAATATCCCCCACCAGTTGTACTGGTTTGGAATTAAGCGCCACAGGGAGAGTCATGAATCCATCGAATCCTCCGACCGGGCAATCGAATGCTGAAATAGAAGAACTACGCAACAAGTATTACAACGCAACAGTCCAAGATTTGCGCATGCCTCACGCGCATCTCATGATCATGCGTGTGAAGCCTGATGCAGAGGTTCCCCGCTTCTCAGGGGGCCAATATACAACCCTGGGCCTCGGTTCCTGGGAACATCGAGTCGATGGCGGACCTCTCGCAGAATTAGCGAAGCAGAAACTGATCCGCCGCGCATATTCGATTTCATGCCCTATGCTTGACGTCCAGGGAGATCTCCTGGCCAATGACGAGATTGATTACCTGGAATTTTATATCACTCTGGTTCTGCGGCCCGACACTGATGATCCACCGTTGACTCCCCGCCTGTTCAATCTGAAAGAAGGCGATCGACTGCATCTTGGTAAAAAACCGGTCGGCACATACACACTCAAACCAGTCGAACCTGAAGATAACGTCATTTTTGCCGGAACCGGAACTGGCGAGGCCCCGCATAATTCCATGACGATTGAATTACTCAAACGTGGACATACCGGGCAAATCGTATCAATGACTTGTGTTCGCTATCGAGGTGACCTGGGTTACCTCGATCAGCAGAAACAGTTGCAGGAAAAGTATCCGAACTACCACTACGGATCATTCACGACCCGTGAACCGGAAAATATCGATTCAAATCATCCTCAATACGTGGGGAAACAGTACCTGCAGGATATGATCGTACCGGAGAAATTCGAATCGCAGTTTGGCTGGTCGCCCGAACCTGGAAAGACACACGTTTTTCTCTGTGGCAATCCTTCCATGATTGGTCTACCCGAGAAAAACGATCAGGGAGAGTTGGTTTTCCCTGAATCCAAGGGGATGGTTGAACTGCTTACCGAGCAGGGATACAAACTCTCAACCCCGAAGAGCCCGGGAAATATCCACTTCGAGAAATACTGGTAAGCAAAAAAAGGGTGTCAATTACACCCCAGCGCATCGAAAACGGGGCCTGTCAATTCAGCCCCGTTTTTGCTAGGCGCATTACACACCTGTTTCGAAAGAAAACAGGGGGCAGCAGATTCACTGGTATTTTGTGATGTGCTTTGAAAAAGCAAATATTCCAGAACAGCGAATCTTTTTTATTCTGGTCCAGCCTGGCGACTAGTCCTTGCGGTGTCTGATCTTAGCTCTTGCACGTCGTTTTTTACGACCAATTTTTCGACGTCCTTTACCGGTCTTCTTGGTTCCCATTCGAAGCAATGCCTTTCGTATCTACTTCTAAAACTTAGAAAATTGAGATATTCACTCTCTGAATGCCGCAATCCACTCTAATCGTTCCTGATTTGAAGTGATTCTAGATCAGCGGCTGAGTTGTAAGTCCAAGGTGGAAAATACTATTTTAACAGGCATTGATCAAATCTTCAACCACTCATGTAACAGGAAATCACCTGTGCCTTGAGAAATCTGTTGCAAAACTCGAAGATAGACCAGCAGAAGACTGGCATTAAAAACCCTATTTCAACTTCAGGAACGACAATTATGGATTACCGTAACTTAGGAAAAGCTGGTGTACGTGTCTCTCCCGTCTGTCTGGGCACGATGATGTTCGGTGGCCCCACCAGCGAGG is a window from the Gimesia benthica genome containing:
- a CDS encoding ferredoxin--NADP reductase, which encodes MNPSNPPTGQSNAEIEELRNKYYNATVQDLRMPHAHLMIMRVKPDAEVPRFSGGQYTTLGLGSWEHRVDGGPLAELAKQKLIRRAYSISCPMLDVQGDLLANDEIDYLEFYITLVLRPDTDDPPLTPRLFNLKEGDRLHLGKKPVGTYTLKPVEPEDNVIFAGTGTGEAPHNSMTIELLKRGHTGQIVSMTCVRYRGDLGYLDQQKQLQEKYPNYHYGSFTTREPENIDSNHPQYVGKQYLQDMIVPEKFESQFGWSPEPGKTHVFLCGNPSMIGLPEKNDQGELVFPESKGMVELLTEQGYKLSTPKSPGNIHFEKYW
- a CDS encoding methyltransferase domain-containing protein — protein: MKKETSPQSFLSQELLEILRDPTDGSPLVLDESQANLNSPTTEKTYPVINGIPRFVEQEHLSSFGLQWNKYEVAHDDEDQATFTAKTGMELSDLNGLRILDAGCGGGRYSKVAAEAGGIVFGADHTTAVEKANKLCSHLDQVHLVQADLKHLPFEPESFDFVFSIGVMHHDKDTRAVFDAVARMVKPGGKYSVWLYRKNQWWQEGINSGLRKITTRMSPEKLEPWCRLGAWLGGIPVINKTLNKVVNFSNHPNWENRVCDTFDWFAPAYQYHHTVDELQGWFKEAGFEQLKILPPEKTGSFYRWCYDHNLLIGSGVNVQGTKSGENQADNKPS
- the gnd gene encoding decarboxylating NADP(+)-dependent phosphogluconate dehydrogenase, with the translated sequence MSKHDIGLVGLAVMGQNLVLNMANHGYSVGVFNRTTSTTDEFVSQKTDEQQITGYHTLQELVDNLATPRKVMLMVKAGPAVDAIIDDLKGMLSPGDIIIDGGNTHFDDTNRRTKEVEDAGLLFIGTGVSGGEEGALKGPSIMPGGSPDGWPHVKSILQDISAKVGENNDIPCCEWVGEAGAGHYVKMVHNGIEYGDMQLICESYYILKHALGLTNEELYKVFDEWNRGELESYLIEITRDIFTVLDGETGDYLVDKILDTAKQKGTGKWMSQHALDLGVPTTLITEAVYARCLSAQKEARVRASKILSGPEKKFEGDRDQFIEDVRQALYASKLCSYAQGYVQLNSAAEHFGWKLNNGDIALLWRGGCIIRSTFLQDIKAAFDKNPELENLLLDDFFRNAVEKAQPSWRRVVATAVELGLPVPSFTAALSYYDGYRQARLPANLLQAQRDYFGAHTYQRIDEEGTFHTDWIRERRLDS
- a CDS encoding MBL fold metallo-hydrolase is translated as MRIVLLGTGGYHPNDRRHTACLMLPESGIIFDAGTSFFRVPQYMQTRDLQIFLTHAHLDHIVGLSFFLVPMLTGQVDSVKVYGEASKLDAIQTHLFSEEIFPLLPDYEFITLPEQVSVPEQGTLRHIDLEHPGGSVGYRIDWPGHSLAYVTDTSHPDQHLEFVKGVDLLIHECYFPDEQAEWADKTGHSHTTPVAQLARDAGVGKLVLTHIDPQQTGDDPVGIEVAQKIFPNTILGEDLMEIDF
- a CDS encoding HAD family hydrolase translates to MSDNPLDTKFEKKSEFLIGIDSDGCAFDSMEIKHKECFIPNFINYFGLQPISKYAREAAEFTNLYSKWRGANRFISYTLALDLLEERPEVISRNVTIPRLQGVRDWIERETKLGNPTLAAEVEKTKDADLELALKWSLAVNEMIADMVHDVPPYPNVRESLIKLDPVADMIVCSATPNEALNKEWEEHDIAQYVDAICGQEAGSKKETLGQAKNFGYEENKVLMIGDAPGDMKAAEAVGALFYPINPGAEEASWERFIGEACDKFLNGEFAGEYQAKLIAEFDSYLPELPPWKK